The following proteins come from a genomic window of Ovis canadensis isolate MfBH-ARS-UI-01 breed Bighorn chromosome 22, ARS-UI_OviCan_v2, whole genome shotgun sequence:
- the HPS6 gene encoding BLOC-2 complex member HPS6, with protein sequence MKRAGTLRLLSDLSNFSGAARLRELLAGDPAVRVRCSPDGRHLLLLRPPGSPAPQLLVAVRGPGAELESSWPPGQPSPLDAFLLPWPARSALVLVWESGLVEVWGSGVGPGWRLLQSTELCPGDGARVVAVAAPRGRLVWCEERQAGAEGPLGPPAVAFSHCVCVRTLEPSGEAGTNLGSTHILLHHCPAFGLLTSRKDLFLVPTVNTWPGLGHILLIWSPSKGKVVVAAPCLGLSHSKSLNPGRGDTWDFRTLLRGLPGLLSPRQPLTVHTWAPTPQGLMWLDFRGTVSLVQPHGGSRTVGTVQEAPASLAGSAALGTFHGTLACVLGSTLELLDMGSGQLLERKILSTDRVHLLETPAPGMEDQEELEARGGLRLLSAVGLFQVGWKTPQSLELPSAEDMVFEEACKYYQRRSLWGAQLTPEELRHNSTFRAPQALASILQGHVSPSALLTTLRAELRDYRGLEQLKAQLVAGDEEEAGWTELAEHEVARLLRTELIGDQLAQLNTIFQALPTAAWGAILRVLQLQPDGNGHLKSHAPPDVWKKVLGATAAGKEPPNGILPPFELLCQCLCRLEPQWLPPFVELAQQQGGPGWGAGGPGLPLYRRALAVLGEEGTRPEALELDLLLGSGRPKAVLQAVGQLVQKEQWERALEAGLALSPSSPLLRSEIFKLLLAEFARHRRLDAHLPLLCHLCPPDLAPAELLLLLRTYLPDELEPPAPFPEPGAEPPLTVGLLRALLKQTGTQGRASGPVLSLYEDILWDPDTPPPTPPRVSALQASDHPGLEAWAPSGQGLYVTDTG encoded by the coding sequence atgaagcGTGCAGGGACTCTGCGCCTGCTCTCAGATCTGAGCAACTTCAGCGGCGCGGCCCGGCTCCGGGAGTTGCTAGCCGGGGACCCAGCCGTCCGAGTTCGCTGCAGCCCAGACGGCCGCCACCTACTGTTGCTGCGACCTCCGGGGTCACCAGCCCCGCAACTGCTGGTCGCGGTGCGTGGACCCGGTGCGGAGCTGGAAAGCTCCTGGCCGCCTGGCCAGCCCTCACCGCTAGACGCCTTCCTCCTGCCGTGGCCGGCGCGATCCGCGCTAGTCCTAGTGTGGGAGAGTGGCCTAGTCGAGGTGTGGGGCTCGGGGGTGGGGCCCGGCTGGAGGCTGCTGCAGAGCACCGAGCTGTGTCCTGGAGATGGAGCCCGTGTGGTGGCCGTGGCGGCGCCCCGAGGCCGCCTGGTGTGGTGCGAGGAGCGGCAGGCCGGCGCTGAGGGCCCGTTAGGGCCTCCTGCAGTGGCTTTTAGCCACTGTGTGTGCGTCAGGACCCTCGAGCCCAGCGGTGAGGCCGGCACCAACCTGGGCAGTACGCACATACTGCTGCACCACTGCCCCGCTTTCGGGCTGCTGACTTCCCGCAAGGACCTCTTCCTTGTGCCCACTGTCAACACCTGGCCTGGCTTGGGTCATATTCTGCTCATCTGGAGCCCAAGCAAGGGCAAGGTAGTGGTGGCTGCCCCATGTCTTGGCCTCTCCCACAGTAAAAGCCTGAATCCTGGAAGAGGAGATACATGGGACTTCAGGACCCTGCTCCGAGGCCTTCCTGGACTGCTGTCCCCCAGGCAGCCATTGACTGTACATACCTGGGCCCCAACTCCCCAGGGCCTGATGTGGCTTGATTTCAGGGGCACTGTGAGCCTGGTACAGCCCCACGGTGGCTCCCGGACTGTTGGCACCGTGCAGGAGGCACCTGCCAGCCTGGCAGGGTCTGCAGCACTGGGCACATTTCATGGCACTCTGGCCTGTGTGCTGGGCTCCACATTGGAACTGCTGGACATGGGCAGTGGGCAGCTGCTGGAGAGGAAGATCCTGAGTACAGACCGAGTACATCTGCTGGAAACCCCCGCCCCTGGCATGGAAGATCAGGAAGAGCTGGAGGCTCGAGGGGGTCTTCGTTTACTTTCAGCTGTGGGTCTGTTTCAAGTAGGCTGGAAAACCCCACAAAGCCTTGAGCTGCCTTCAGCTGAAGATATGGTGTTTGAGGAGGCCTGCAAGTACTACCAGCGACGGAGCCTGTGGGGTGCCCAGCTCACCCCAGAGGAACTGCGACACAATAGCACATTCCGAGCACCTCAGGCCCTGGCATCCATCCTCCAGGGCCATGTGTCCCCATCAGCACTGTTGACCACACTGAGGGCCGAGCTTCGGGATTACCGGGGCTTAGAACAGCTCAAAGCCCAGCTTGTGGCTGGGGATGAGGAGGAGGCTGGCTGGACTGAGTTGGCAGAGCATGAAGTGGCACGGCTGCTGAGGACTGAGTTGATAGGAGACCAGCTGGCCCAGCTCAACACCATTTTCCAAGCCCTCCCTACAGCAGCCTGGGGTGCCATCCTCAGGGTCCTGCAGCTCCAGCCAGATGGCAATGGCCATCTGAAGTCCCacgctcccccggatgtgtggaAGAAGGTACTGGGGGCTACAGCAGCTGGAAAAGAACCACCCAATGGCATACTGCCCCCGTTTGAACTCCTGTGCCAGTGCCTCTGCCGGCTGGAGCCACAATGGCTGCCACCCTTTGTGGAGCTGGCCCAGCAACAGGGGGGGCCTGGCTGGGGAGCAGGAGGCCCAGGGCTGCCCCTCTATCGCCGAGCCCTGGCAGTACTAGGTGAGGAGGGGACTAGGCCTGAAGCACTGGAGCTAGACCTACTCTTGGGCAGTGGGCGGCCCAAAGCTGTGCTCCAAGCTGTGGGGCAGCTGGTGCAAAAGGAACAGTGGGAACGGGCTTTAGAGGCTGGCCTGGCCCTCAGCCCCTCTAGCCCCCTGCTTCGAAGTGAGATCTTCAAACTGCTGTTGGCCGAATTTGCCCGGCATCGCCGGCTTGACGCTCACCTCCCCCTCCTTTGCCACCTGTGCCCACCAGACCTAGCGCCAGCTGAACTCCTGCTTCTACTGCGGACATACCTCCCAGATGAGTTGGAGCCCCCTGCCCCATTCCCTGAGCCTGGGGCAGAGCCCCCTCTCACTGTGGGCTTGCTCAGAGCCCTGCTGAAGCAGACTGGGACTCAAGGACGAGCCTCTGGCCCAGTTCTAAGCTTATATGAGGACATTCTATGGGACCCAGacactccaccccccaccccacctcgggTGTCAGCCCTCCAGGCATCAGACCACCCAGGCCTGGAGGCCTGGGCACCATCTGGACAGGGTCTCTATGTGACTGACACAGGCTGA